A window of the Phaseolus vulgaris cultivar G19833 chromosome 5, P. vulgaris v2.0, whole genome shotgun sequence genome harbors these coding sequences:
- the LOC137833951 gene encoding uncharacterized protein, with protein sequence MRCETPPDKRLPQIVGEGLKDSLEKFELDNRINQEVASTAKAEAEKTKCDILMQGLEFSRVENALKDELQSVRQDNKELRKKLHDKLQDVVELESKIVPLRERIAALEEAKKTDAQKMANLEKRSIERETLLGKVEQDRDKASQELSEAAAELARVREENSGLKKKADELELEVTQVREENSGFKTKIDELQLEDAQVLTSGFGAALEQFACKYPDLDLSEFSVYNEVVDGKIVPPIDLSP encoded by the exons atgcgctgtgaaacaccacccgacaag CGTCTTCCCCAAATCGTCGGTGAAGGGCTCAAAGACTCCCTGGAGAAGTTTGAGCTCGACAATCGGATCAACCAGGAGGTGGCAAGCACCGCGAAAGCTGAAGCCGAAAAGACCAAGTGCGATATTTTGATGCAAGGCTTGGAGTTTTCGCGAGTTGAAAACGCCCTCAAGGACGAGCTCCAGAGCGTGCGGCAAGACAACAAAGAGCTACGCAAAAAGCTTCATGACAAACTCCAAGACGTcgtcgagctggagagcaagatcgtcCCTCTGAGGGAAAGAATTGCCGCGCTGGAGGAGGCGAAAAAGACTGACGCTCAGAAGATGGCCAACCTGGAAAAGAGGTCAATTGAGAGAGAGACCCTTCTGGGAAAGGTTGAGCAAGATCGGGATAAGGCCTCCCAGGAACTTAGTGAAGCTGCTGCTGAGCTTGCTCGAGTTCGCGAGGAGAACAGCGGGCTCAAGAAGAAGGCCGACGAGCTCGAGCTTGAAGTCACCCaggttcgtgaagagaacagtgggttcaagacgaagatcgacgagcttcagctTGAGGATGCCCAGGTTCTAACCTCCGGCTTTGGCGCTGCTTTGGAGCAGTTCGCTTGCAAATATCCTGACCTCGATCTTTCTGAGTTCTCAGtgtacaacgaggtggtggacggcaaGATCGTGCCCCCGATTGACTTATCTCCTTGA